Proteins co-encoded in one Pseudomonas beijingensis genomic window:
- a CDS encoding TolC family outer membrane protein: MVDRCRYRWRVLLGLYTGWAVINPLWAAEAGLSLTAAYDASRLNDPTVQSAAHAFEASRHEEDIGRGGLYPQVSLTSRYGYGGRTDGGDDSTYVNSNDYQANNVTLAAQQPLYDKARWAAYQEGKARGQLGTQVFDVAGQTLYDRVAKGYFDVARAENEIKLIAQQKAAIQGLVIQSKKLYEGGQGAITDIDEAQARLDLVHAQEAEAQARRVAALRALSGRASMPIDDILPMREELAAGSPIPPEQDLPYWTAIARQASPELAARLAAVKVAEAQADSQRAGHYPTLSLTTQLTRRETRQYQELDPRQDTYYVGVQLDIPLYRGGAVRASVAKAEAQLAGAQSDYDVQRQQLAEDIEADYLGVVAGFTKSKAMQRAVESNQRALASTEKGFQGGVRSTVDILDAQQRLFQARRDLLNTKLDMLQSYVSLHTHTGQMNRAVLEQVQSLF, from the coding sequence ATGGTCGACCGTTGCCGCTACCGTTGGCGTGTGTTGCTGGGCCTGTATACCGGTTGGGCGGTGATCAATCCGCTGTGGGCCGCCGAGGCTGGCCTGAGCCTGACCGCCGCCTACGACGCCTCGCGCCTTAACGATCCGACCGTGCAATCGGCGGCCCACGCTTTCGAAGCTTCGCGGCATGAAGAAGACATTGGCCGTGGTGGCCTCTACCCGCAAGTGTCGCTGACCTCACGCTACGGCTATGGCGGGCGTACCGACGGCGGCGATGACAGCACTTACGTCAACAGCAACGATTACCAGGCGAACAACGTCACCCTGGCGGCGCAACAACCGCTCTACGACAAGGCCCGCTGGGCGGCGTACCAGGAAGGCAAGGCGCGTGGGCAACTGGGCACCCAGGTGTTCGACGTGGCCGGTCAGACCTTGTATGACCGGGTGGCAAAGGGGTATTTCGACGTCGCCCGGGCCGAGAACGAGATCAAGTTGATCGCTCAGCAAAAGGCGGCCATCCAAGGCTTGGTCATCCAGAGCAAAAAGCTTTATGAGGGTGGCCAGGGCGCGATCACCGATATCGATGAGGCCCAGGCGCGGCTCGACCTGGTGCACGCCCAGGAGGCCGAAGCCCAGGCGCGCCGCGTGGCCGCCTTGCGGGCCTTGTCCGGACGGGCCAGCATGCCCATCGATGACATCCTGCCGATGCGCGAGGAATTGGCCGCCGGCAGCCCGATCCCGCCGGAGCAGGATTTACCGTACTGGACGGCGATTGCCCGCCAAGCCAGCCCCGAGCTGGCCGCCCGGCTGGCGGCGGTCAAAGTTGCTGAAGCTCAGGCCGACAGCCAGCGTGCCGGGCATTATCCGACCCTGTCGCTGACCACTCAGTTGACCCGCCGGGAAACCCGTCAATACCAGGAACTCGACCCGCGCCAGGACACCTATTACGTGGGTGTGCAGCTGGACATTCCGTTGTATCGCGGCGGTGCGGTGCGGGCCTCGGTGGCCAAGGCCGAAGCGCAACTGGCCGGCGCCCAGTCCGACTACGATGTGCAGCGCCAACAACTGGCCGAGGATATCGAGGCCGATTATCTGGGCGTCGTCGCCGGGTTTACCAAGAGCAAGGCCATGCAGCGGGCGGTGGAGTCCAACCAGCGAGCACTGGCCTCGACGGAGAAAGGCTTCCAGGGTGGCGTACGTTCTACGGTGGATATTCTTGACGCCCAGCAGCGGCTGTTCCAGGCCCGTCGAGATCTGCTCAACACTAAGCTCGACATGCTACAAAGCTATGTGAGCCTGCACACCCACACCGGCCAGATGAACCGCGCGGTGCTGGAGCAGGTGCAAAGCCTGTTCTAG
- the gabP gene encoding GABA permease, translating into MTSPSFKDSNGHLAQGSKPRHVTMLSIAGIIGAGLFVGSGHAIAAAGPAVMLAYLFSGLLVVLVMRMLGEMAVANPDTGSFSTYADQAIGRWAGFTIGWLYWWFWVLVIPIEALAAGHVLNQWFPAVDAWVFASVSIVLLAVTNLFSVSKYGEFEFWFAMAKVVAIIGFISLGFAVLMGWIPEREASGLSRLMEEHGGFAPNGLSAVVGAFITIMFSFIGTEAVTIAAAESDNPAQNIAKATRSVIWRIGVFYLLSIFVVISVVPWNDPLLASVGSYQRALELMNIPHAKFLVDVVVLIAVASCMNSSIYIASRMLYSLGRRGDAPKALKVTSSAGVPRSAVIASTVLGAGVTLFSYFMPAGLFQFLLASSGAIALLVYLVIAISQLRMRRMLQRQNIELPFRMWLFPWLTWLVIVFISAALAVMMITPEHRSEVSTTLGLALIISFIGLATSRHPPQPERVASLG; encoded by the coding sequence ATGACCAGCCCCAGCTTCAAGGACTCGAACGGCCATCTGGCACAGGGCTCCAAGCCTCGTCACGTCACCATGTTGTCCATTGCCGGCATCATCGGTGCGGGTCTGTTCGTGGGATCGGGCCATGCCATTGCCGCCGCCGGCCCGGCGGTCATGCTGGCTTATCTGTTTTCCGGATTGTTGGTGGTCCTGGTCATGCGCATGCTGGGCGAGATGGCGGTCGCCAATCCGGACACCGGCTCCTTCTCGACCTATGCCGACCAGGCTATCGGACGCTGGGCCGGCTTCACCATCGGTTGGCTCTACTGGTGGTTCTGGGTGCTGGTGATTCCCATCGAAGCGCTGGCCGCCGGTCATGTTCTCAACCAATGGTTTCCCGCCGTCGATGCCTGGGTATTCGCCTCGGTGTCGATCGTTCTGCTGGCGGTGACGAATCTGTTCAGCGTGTCGAAGTACGGTGAGTTCGAGTTCTGGTTCGCCATGGCCAAGGTCGTGGCGATCATCGGCTTCATCTCCCTGGGGTTCGCGGTGCTGATGGGCTGGATTCCCGAGCGCGAAGCCAGTGGCCTGAGTCGGTTGATGGAGGAGCACGGCGGGTTCGCCCCCAACGGCCTGTCGGCGGTGGTGGGCGCGTTCATCACCATCATGTTCAGCTTCATCGGCACGGAGGCGGTGACCATCGCCGCCGCCGAATCCGATAACCCCGCGCAGAACATTGCCAAGGCCACGCGTTCGGTGATCTGGCGTATCGGTGTGTTCTACCTGCTGTCGATCTTCGTGGTCATTTCCGTGGTGCCCTGGAACGATCCGCTCCTGGCTTCAGTCGGTTCCTACCAGCGGGCGCTGGAGTTGATGAACATTCCGCACGCCAAATTCCTGGTGGATGTGGTGGTGCTGATCGCCGTGGCCAGTTGCATGAACTCCTCCATCTACATCGCCTCGCGGATGTTGTATTCCCTGGGGCGTCGTGGCGATGCGCCAAAGGCCTTGAAAGTGACGTCCTCGGCCGGTGTCCCGCGGTCGGCGGTGATTGCCAGTACCGTATTGGGCGCGGGCGTCACCTTGTTCAGCTACTTCATGCCCGCCGGCCTGTTCCAGTTCCTGCTCGCCAGCTCCGGCGCCATCGCCTTGCTGGTGTACCTGGTGATCGCCATCTCGCAACTGCGCATGCGCCGGATGTTGCAACGGCAGAATATCGAGCTGCCTTTTCGCATGTGGTTGTTCCCCTGGCTGACCTGGTTGGTCATCGTGTTCATCTCGGCGGCGTTGGCGGTCATGATGATCACGCCCGAGCACCGCAGCGAGGTCAGCACCACCTTGGGCCTGGCGCTGATCATTTCCTTTATCGGCCTGGCGACGTCGCGGCATCCGCCTCAACCCGAGCGTGTCGCTTCCCTCGGCTAG
- a CDS encoding polyamine ABC transporter substrate-binding protein, with amino-acid sequence MNMFLRNTLLGAVVSMLVSGASLAEERTVRIYNWIEYLPPEILKSFEEETGIRPIYDVFDSVETLESKLLTGNSGYDVVYPSSSNVSHLIAAGAVQPLDRSQLPNWQHLDPEFMKSLEAVGDPGNRYAAPYLWGTTLIGYNVDKVRQVLGADVQMNTWDILFKEENMAKLASCGVGLLDAANEIVPIALHYEGLDPNSQKREDYAKAQAAMLKVRPYITYFNSSRYGMDLANGEICVGVGWSGGVALAKRLAEDAGKGVKVEMALPKEGAPMWSDVMMVPTNAPHAKEAYAFINYILRPDVIARISNKIGYPNPNKEATALVNADIRNNPAMYVPDEARKTLFALEPVPAAVERIRTRTWTGIKTHR; translated from the coding sequence ATGAACATGTTTTTGCGCAACACCTTGCTGGGCGCTGTCGTTTCGATGCTGGTCAGTGGCGCGAGCCTGGCCGAAGAGCGGACGGTGCGAATCTACAACTGGATCGAGTACCTGCCACCGGAAATCCTCAAGAGTTTCGAGGAGGAAACCGGCATCCGCCCCATCTATGACGTCTTCGACAGTGTCGAGACATTGGAGTCCAAGCTGCTGACCGGCAACTCCGGGTATGACGTGGTCTACCCGAGCAGTTCCAACGTCAGTCACCTGATTGCCGCCGGCGCCGTCCAGCCCCTGGACCGCAGCCAGTTGCCGAACTGGCAGCATCTGGACCCCGAGTTCATGAAGTCGCTGGAGGCGGTGGGTGATCCGGGCAACCGCTATGCAGCGCCGTACCTGTGGGGCACGACCCTGATCGGCTACAACGTCGACAAGGTACGCCAGGTGCTGGGGGCCGATGTGCAAATGAACACTTGGGACATCCTCTTCAAGGAAGAGAACATGGCCAAGCTGGCCAGTTGTGGCGTCGGCCTGCTGGACGCCGCCAACGAGATCGTGCCCATTGCCTTGCACTACGAAGGGCTGGACCCCAATAGCCAGAAACGTGAGGACTATGCAAAAGCACAGGCGGCCATGCTCAAGGTTCGCCCCTATATCACCTACTTCAATTCGTCGCGCTATGGCATGGACCTGGCCAACGGCGAGATCTGCGTAGGAGTGGGTTGGTCCGGTGGGGTGGCCCTGGCCAAGCGACTGGCCGAAGACGCAGGGAAGGGGGTCAAGGTGGAAATGGCGTTGCCCAAGGAAGGCGCGCCGATGTGGTCGGATGTCATGATGGTGCCCACCAACGCCCCTCATGCCAAGGAGGCCTACGCGTTCATCAACTACATCTTGCGTCCGGATGTCATTGCGCGAATCAGCAACAAGATCGGTTACCCCAACCCGAACAAGGAGGCCACGGCGTTGGTCAATGCCGACATTCGCAATAATCCCGCCATGTATGTGCCGGACGAGGCGCGCAAGACTCTGTTTGCCTTGGAGCCGGTGCCAGCCGCCGTGGAGCGGATCCGCACCCGCACCTGGACTGGCATCAAGACTCATCGCTGA
- a CDS encoding lecithin retinol acyltransferase family protein, whose translation MIDLTHRAMDGLSALRSIALIFMTLVTSSAFYRLGTPMLDGQMCAAACNRGLSDMALKWVHVEQAGDTLPIGAHLISPRGFYLHHGIYLGGAKVAHYSGFSGSLRSGPIEVIELEHFAHGKPVWIAQEPYEYSNDEVVKRARSRLGENQYRILSNNCEHFCNWCISGKHYSAQVDAYFQRPRYLFAFISMLEPHLIA comes from the coding sequence ATGATCGATTTAACTCACCGGGCAATGGATGGACTTTCTGCGCTTCGTTCGATCGCGCTGATTTTCATGACGCTCGTGACGTCGAGCGCTTTCTATCGCCTGGGGACGCCGATGCTTGACGGGCAGATGTGCGCAGCGGCCTGCAACCGCGGCCTGTCTGACATGGCCTTGAAGTGGGTGCATGTCGAACAGGCGGGGGACACGTTGCCGATCGGCGCGCACCTGATCAGTCCACGCGGATTCTACCTGCATCACGGGATCTACCTGGGCGGCGCGAAAGTCGCTCACTACTCCGGGTTCAGCGGTTCGCTGAGATCCGGCCCCATCGAAGTGATCGAGCTTGAACATTTCGCCCATGGCAAACCGGTCTGGATAGCGCAAGAGCCGTATGAATATTCCAACGATGAAGTCGTCAAGCGGGCGCGTTCACGGCTCGGGGAAAACCAATACCGGATCCTGTCCAACAACTGCGAGCACTTTTGCAACTGGTGCATCAGCGGAAAACACTACAGCGCCCAAGTCGATGCCTACTTCCAGCGTCCCCGTTATCTTTTCGCTTTTATTTCGATGTTGGAACCGCATCTGATTGCCTAG
- a CDS encoding alginate export family protein has product MVSMTRLSRTFLVLGLPLTAQVAWAGYTFEEGNLKGEVNLTAGGAAVSTRNVNFGGGVVDMRSGKNGGTKIDWQEFYVKPGIKLEYAVQPDFSLLAGGSLVGATTFGDGDAGGFTRSSDGKVSTEEFYGGFRAGEWTVTGGRQNYMIGNGFIVMDGNLDQLNDGAYWLAPRTAFKDSAVVAWDHGAWKVQGFSLGTDSDLGDFRMSGVNLDYNLDDQVTLGATALKVKAMGPKGSTLPRRRDGMLVYNVRALGAKFPGIPDLTLNAEYALERGSGEGVDYDAKAWYGQADYTFSTLPLTPVIGYRYASFSGDDNLTDNRQKAWDPLSKGFVDWSTWLIGDVVGNYLMFNSNENVQQFSLKTHLNETLTLGAIHYQFWLDEKNYMGTAVSDKRFADESVVFLDWAPSKSLSTSLSYNWVKPMAAAKQVFGDDRKFSALELYFTYRY; this is encoded by the coding sequence ATGGTTTCCATGACGCGTTTGTCCCGAACGTTCCTCGTGCTCGGTTTACCCTTGACCGCCCAGGTTGCCTGGGCGGGCTACACCTTCGAGGAGGGCAACCTCAAGGGCGAGGTCAACTTAACGGCCGGTGGCGCAGCCGTGTCCACCCGCAACGTCAACTTTGGCGGCGGCGTGGTGGACATGCGCAGCGGCAAGAATGGCGGCACGAAAATCGACTGGCAGGAGTTCTACGTTAAGCCGGGCATCAAGTTGGAATACGCCGTACAGCCGGATTTCAGCCTGCTGGCCGGCGGCTCCCTGGTGGGAGCGACCACCTTCGGTGATGGCGATGCCGGTGGCTTCACCCGCAGTTCCGACGGCAAGGTGTCGACCGAAGAGTTCTATGGCGGTTTCCGGGCCGGCGAGTGGACGGTCACGGGTGGTCGCCAGAATTACATGATCGGCAACGGTTTCATCGTGATGGATGGCAACCTCGACCAGTTGAACGACGGCGCCTATTGGCTCGCCCCACGCACCGCCTTCAAGGATTCGGCGGTGGTCGCCTGGGACCATGGCGCGTGGAAGGTCCAGGGCTTCAGCCTGGGGACCGACAGCGACCTGGGTGACTTTCGCATGAGCGGCGTGAACCTGGACTACAACCTCGACGACCAGGTGACGCTGGGTGCCACCGCGTTGAAGGTCAAGGCCATGGGGCCCAAGGGCAGCACGTTGCCGCGTCGCCGCGATGGCATGCTGGTGTACAACGTCAGGGCGTTGGGCGCCAAATTCCCGGGCATCCCGGACCTGACCCTCAATGCCGAATATGCCTTGGAGCGAGGCAGCGGCGAAGGCGTGGACTACGACGCCAAGGCCTGGTACGGCCAGGCGGATTACACCTTCAGCACGCTGCCGTTGACCCCGGTGATCGGCTACCGCTACGCGAGTTTTTCCGGCGACGACAACCTCACCGACAACCGTCAGAAAGCCTGGGATCCGTTGAGCAAGGGCTTCGTCGACTGGAGCACCTGGCTGATCGGCGATGTCGTCGGCAACTACCTGATGTTCAACAGCAACGAAAACGTCCAGCAGTTCTCACTCAAGACCCACCTCAACGAAACCCTCACCCTCGGTGCGATCCACTACCAGTTCTGGCTCGACGAAAAAAACTACATGGGCACCGCCGTCAGCGACAAACGGTTTGCCGACGAGAGTGTAGTCTTCCTGGATTGGGCGCCGTCGAAGTCGTTGTCCACCTCGCTGTCGTATAACTGGGTCAAGCCCATGGCAGCGGCCAAACAGGTCTTCGGCGACGACCGGAAATTCAGCGCGCTGGAACTCTACTTCACCTATCGCTATTAA
- a CDS encoding TetR/AcrR family transcriptional regulator produces the protein MSGLRERQKAERRQAISKAAVELFERQGFQNTTIEQIASQAGVSAPTVFKYFGNKQEIILEILHDADQRALTDTRSQMPEIEDPVEALCYLERLLTGYALEVMHPSLWRELLPLILFGGDNGLPEGYRAMNDALRAEISGLIRELQQAGKLRADLDVDLAAFLLNDYSHLQLFRLVNQEQPDIEAHSTQVRRITELLFLGMRA, from the coding sequence GTGAGCGGACTGCGTGAACGTCAAAAAGCCGAACGCCGGCAAGCCATCAGCAAGGCGGCGGTCGAACTGTTCGAGCGTCAGGGTTTCCAGAACACCACCATCGAACAGATCGCCAGCCAGGCCGGCGTATCGGCGCCCACGGTGTTCAAGTACTTCGGCAACAAACAGGAGATCATCCTGGAAATCCTCCACGACGCCGACCAGCGCGCGCTCACGGATACCCGCAGCCAGATGCCTGAAATCGAAGACCCGGTCGAGGCGTTGTGTTATCTGGAGCGGCTGTTGACCGGCTACGCACTGGAGGTCATGCACCCGAGCCTGTGGCGCGAGTTGCTGCCGCTGATCCTGTTTGGTGGCGACAACGGGCTGCCGGAGGGGTATCGCGCCATGAACGATGCGCTCAGGGCGGAAATCAGTGGGCTGATCAGGGAATTGCAACAGGCCGGCAAACTGCGCGCCGACTTGGACGTCGACCTTGCCGCGTTCCTGCTGAACGACTATTCGCACTTGCAGCTGTTCAGGCTGGTCAACCAGGAACAACCGGACATTGAGGCACACTCCACCCAGGTCCGGCGGATCACCGAATTGCTCTTCCTGGGCATGCGCGCCTGA
- a CDS encoding serine hydrolase domain-containing protein has protein sequence MNQNTVPSLASLYVETHESPSDARLAPSLMQGFPADPHHRVTWHNWMSPPFNQWGFRNLARLRPSIDVQAGTGPVSAFKQALQPLDALHFDSECGLSISVIDHLIASQTDAFLVLKGDTVLFERYFNGQRPEDRHIMFSVTKSLIGTLGEQLVCEGLLDPTLTAAHYVPELTGSAFGDATVRQLFDMAVAVDYSEVYEDPDSESSQYGYACGFQPAPAQYTTFESLYQYLPSLRKRGSHGGFFHYVTATTEALAWVMERASGKACHQLLQEIWSQLGCERDGYFLADPWGRSVAGAGFSATLRDMARLGCLLANDGRQGGRQLLSAEALAGIAAGADPAIYAACADFSSWTPGASYRSQWYVFNDHSQALMAGGIHGQYLFIDKPSGVVIVKQSSLGEAVSPFDGDSVRMLRAIAAQLTP, from the coding sequence ATGAATCAGAACACCGTGCCTTCACTGGCCAGTCTTTACGTCGAGACTCACGAATCGCCCTCTGACGCGCGCCTGGCGCCTTCGCTCATGCAAGGCTTTCCCGCCGACCCCCACCACCGTGTCACCTGGCATAACTGGATGAGCCCACCCTTCAACCAATGGGGCTTCCGCAATCTGGCGCGCTTGCGCCCCTCCATCGACGTGCAGGCCGGCACCGGGCCGGTCAGTGCATTCAAACAGGCGCTCCAGCCGCTGGATGCGCTGCACTTCGACAGCGAGTGTGGCTTGAGCATCAGCGTGATCGATCACCTGATCGCCAGCCAGACCGATGCGTTCCTGGTCCTCAAGGGCGACACCGTCCTGTTCGAGCGCTACTTCAACGGCCAGCGCCCCGAGGACCGGCACATCATGTTTTCGGTGACCAAGTCGCTGATCGGCACCCTGGGCGAGCAACTGGTCTGCGAAGGCTTGCTGGACCCGACGTTGACGGCCGCTCATTACGTACCGGAACTGACGGGCAGCGCCTTCGGCGATGCGACCGTGCGCCAGCTGTTCGACATGGCCGTGGCCGTCGATTACAGCGAGGTCTATGAGGACCCTGATTCAGAGAGTTCCCAATACGGCTACGCCTGCGGTTTCCAGCCAGCGCCGGCGCAGTACACGACGTTCGAATCCCTGTACCAATACTTGCCGTCATTGAGAAAGCGCGGCAGTCACGGTGGCTTTTTCCATTACGTGACGGCCACCACCGAGGCGTTGGCTTGGGTCATGGAGCGGGCGTCTGGCAAGGCGTGTCACCAATTGCTGCAGGAGATCTGGAGCCAGTTGGGCTGTGAGCGTGACGGCTACTTCCTGGCCGATCCCTGGGGCCGTAGCGTGGCCGGTGCCGGGTTCAGCGCGACCTTGCGGGACATGGCGCGGTTAGGCTGCTTGCTGGCCAACGATGGCCGCCAGGGCGGGCGACAACTGCTCTCGGCCGAGGCGCTTGCCGGTATCGCCGCCGGGGCCGATCCCGCGATCTATGCCGCCTGCGCCGACTTCTCGAGTTGGACCCCCGGCGCGTCCTACCGCAGCCAGTGGTATGTCTTCAACGACCACAGCCAGGCGCTCATGGCCGGTGGCATCCACGGCCAATACCTGTTCATCGACAAACCGTCCGGCGTGGTGATCGTCAAGCAGTCGTCCCTGGGCGAAGCCGTGAGCCCGTTCGACGGTGACAGCGTGCGCATGCTGCGTGCCATCGCGGCGCAACTGACGCCCTGA
- a CDS encoding type I secretion system permease/ATPase — MGFLLDPRHDIDAALLSYRRVFWALALFSGVINLLVLVPSLYMMQVYDRVLTSRNETTLFMLTLMALGLFMFSALIEWVRGEVMIRMSAGLDDALGERIFDAAFARSLREHNANPAQVLTDLATLRQLITGQGLIALLDAPWLPIFLLVAFIFHPWFGVLTVVLALVLIGLALWGELATRTRLGEANRLGVQSSIYVNSTLHNAEVIQALGMLGPLRQRWSLLQQRIIAAQAHASDRGARITSATRFVRISGQSLALGLGALLVLEGQLSAGMMIAMSLLLGRALAPVEIAIGSWKQFNAGRQSYQRLSQLLAQHPRERLRMPLPPPTGAVRLEQLYIGPPGASQPILRGINFSLAKGDVLAVVGPSASGKSTLARALVGVWPAMGGSVRLDDAEISQWSHDALGPHLGYLPQDIELFDGTVADNIARFGEQDADQIIAAGRQAGIHEMILRFPKGYDTPLGPGGLGLSGGQKQRLGLARALYGRPSLIVLDEPNSNLDDAGELALVQAINALKAAGSTVVLITHRPSVLAVVDHILVLKDGTQQAFGPRDRVLKALMPGPRPAAVREAGKDA, encoded by the coding sequence ATGGGGTTTCTACTCGATCCGCGTCATGACATCGATGCTGCCTTATTGAGCTACCGCCGGGTGTTCTGGGCCCTGGCGCTGTTCAGTGGCGTGATCAATCTTTTGGTGCTGGTGCCGTCGCTGTACATGATGCAGGTCTACGATCGGGTCCTGACCAGTCGCAACGAAACCACCTTGTTCATGCTCACCTTGATGGCCCTGGGACTGTTCATGTTCAGTGCCCTGATCGAATGGGTGCGCGGCGAGGTGATGATTCGCATGAGCGCGGGGCTGGACGACGCCTTGGGCGAACGGATTTTCGACGCCGCCTTCGCCCGCAGCCTGCGCGAACACAACGCCAACCCGGCGCAGGTGCTCACCGACCTGGCGACGTTGCGGCAGTTGATCACCGGGCAGGGTTTGATCGCGTTGCTCGACGCCCCCTGGCTGCCGATCTTCCTGCTGGTGGCGTTCATCTTTCATCCCTGGTTCGGCGTGCTAACGGTGGTGCTCGCCCTGGTGCTGATCGGCTTGGCGCTGTGGGGCGAACTGGCGACGCGCACGCGCCTGGGCGAAGCCAATCGCCTGGGGGTGCAGTCGTCGATCTACGTCAACAGCACGCTGCACAACGCTGAAGTCATCCAGGCCCTGGGCATGCTCGGGCCGTTGCGCCAGCGCTGGAGCCTGTTGCAGCAACGCATCATTGCCGCCCAGGCCCATGCCAGCGACCGCGGCGCGCGCATCACCTCGGCGACGCGTTTCGTGCGGATCTCCGGGCAGTCCCTGGCCTTGGGGCTGGGCGCCTTGCTGGTGCTCGAAGGCCAACTGTCGGCGGGCATGATGATTGCGATGTCGCTGTTGCTGGGGCGAGCCCTGGCGCCCGTGGAAATCGCCATCGGTTCGTGGAAGCAGTTCAACGCCGGGCGCCAGAGCTACCAGCGCCTGAGCCAATTGCTGGCCCAGCACCCGCGCGAACGCCTGCGCATGCCGTTGCCGCCGCCCACCGGCGCGGTGCGCCTGGAACAGTTGTATATCGGCCCACCGGGTGCTTCGCAGCCGATCCTGCGCGGGATCAATTTCAGCCTCGCCAAGGGCGACGTGCTGGCCGTGGTCGGGCCCAGCGCCAGTGGCAAATCGACGTTGGCCCGGGCCCTGGTCGGGGTCTGGCCGGCCATGGGCGGGTCGGTGCGCCTGGACGACGCCGAGATCAGCCAGTGGTCCCACGACGCCCTGGGCCCGCACCTCGGCTATCTGCCCCAGGACATCGAGTTGTTCGACGGCACGGTCGCCGACAACATCGCTCGTTTCGGTGAGCAGGACGCCGACCAAATCATCGCCGCCGGACGCCAAGCCGGTATCCACGAAATGATCCTGCGGTTTCCCAAGGGCTACGACACGCCGCTGGGCCCTGGCGGGCTTGGCTTGTCCGGTGGACAGAAACAACGCCTGGGCCTGGCTCGCGCGCTCTATGGGCGACCGTCGCTGATCGTGCTCGATGAGCCTAACTCCAATCTCGATGACGCCGGTGAGCTGGCATTGGTCCAGGCGATCAATGCACTCAAGGCGGCCGGCAGCACTGTGGTGTTGATCACTCACCGGCCCAGTGTGCTGGCGGTGGTCGACCACATCCTGGTGCTCAAGGACGGTACTCAACAAGCGTTCGGCCCTCGGGACCGAGTGCTCAAGGCATTGATGCCGGGGCCGCGACCGGCTGCGGTCAGGGAGGCTGGCAAAGATGCGTGA
- a CDS encoding HlyD family type I secretion periplasmic adaptor subunit: protein MRDLIPEAHTYSEQGLSVRSTTALPSARTDAGNAARYGVGFLVLTLGGFLLWACLAPLDQGVVGSGTVVVAGERKAVQSLVGGVVEKLLVSDGDRVTQGQLLVQLNTVQAQSQLDVTLGKLLNDRSIEARLIAERLGSAEIQWPAELLAHADEPRVKAAMALQSQLFITRRAELGSRLQIIEHEVAALQQQLLGYEGVKRNYDAQMRFQQQELEGLRDLAREGYVPRNKLFEAERNAAQLAGQIASGVGDVGRTRQAINESRLKALQAQQEFRRDAETQLSEVSAEAAGYADQIRALQFEVDNGAIRAPVAGQVMDVSIHTVGGVAQAGQTLMQVVPLDAPMAITARFEPLMANKLRPGLPVHVHFTALQRVDTPTVTGTVTTVSADQLINEQTHQPYFSAKVEIPADTVAALQSAGLLVRPGMLADVTVVTGERTLMNYLMKPLRERLLAAFKEE, encoded by the coding sequence ATGCGTGATCTGATCCCTGAGGCACACACTTACAGCGAGCAGGGGCTGAGCGTACGCAGCACCACGGCCTTGCCCAGTGCCAGGACCGACGCCGGGAACGCGGCGCGTTATGGCGTGGGGTTTCTGGTCCTGACGCTGGGCGGCTTCCTGCTCTGGGCCTGCCTGGCACCACTCGACCAGGGGGTGGTGGGCAGCGGCACCGTGGTGGTGGCGGGGGAGCGCAAGGCGGTGCAGTCGTTGGTCGGCGGGGTGGTGGAAAAGCTGCTGGTCAGCGATGGCGACCGCGTCACCCAGGGGCAATTGCTCGTGCAGCTCAACACGGTGCAGGCGCAGTCGCAACTGGACGTGACCCTGGGCAAGCTGCTCAACGATCGCAGCATCGAGGCGCGCTTGATTGCCGAGCGCCTGGGCAGTGCCGAGATCCAATGGCCCGCCGAACTGCTGGCCCACGCCGACGAGCCGCGAGTCAAGGCAGCCATGGCCTTGCAGAGCCAGTTGTTCATCACCCGACGCGCGGAGTTGGGCAGTCGCTTGCAGATCATCGAGCACGAAGTCGCGGCGTTGCAGCAACAGCTACTTGGCTACGAAGGCGTCAAGCGCAACTACGACGCGCAGATGCGTTTCCAGCAACAGGAGCTTGAAGGCCTGCGTGATTTGGCCCGGGAAGGCTACGTCCCTCGCAACAAACTGTTCGAGGCCGAGCGCAACGCGGCCCAATTGGCGGGGCAGATCGCCTCTGGGGTGGGCGATGTCGGCAGGACCCGGCAGGCGATCAACGAAAGCCGGCTCAAGGCCTTGCAGGCGCAGCAGGAATTCCGCCGCGATGCCGAAACCCAGCTCAGTGAAGTTTCGGCCGAGGCGGCCGGTTATGCCGATCAGATTCGGGCCTTGCAGTTTGAAGTCGACAACGGTGCGATCCGTGCGCCAGTGGCCGGGCAGGTCATGGACGTGAGCATTCATACGGTCGGCGGTGTCGCGCAGGCCGGGCAGACCCTGATGCAGGTGGTGCCGCTGGATGCGCCGATGGCGATCACCGCCCGCTTCGAGCCGCTGATGGCCAACAAACTGCGCCCGGGTCTGCCGGTGCACGTGCATTTCACCGCGCTGCAACGGGTGGATACGCCGACGGTCACCGGCACCGTGACGACGGTGTCGGCGGACCAGTTGATCAATGAACAGACGCACCAACCGTACTTCTCCGCCAAGGTCGAGATTCCTGCCGACACCGTGGCCGCGTTGCAGAGCGCCGGCCTGCTGGTACGCCCCGGCATGCTCGCCGATGTCACGGTGGTGACGGGCGAACGCACCTTGATGAATTACCTGATGAAACCTTTGCGTGAACGCTTGCTGGCAGCCTTCAAAGAGGAATGA